The nucleotide window CGCCTGCTCTGTGCCGACACGCACCCCGACCACGATACGATTTGCACGTTCCGCCGGGAGAACCGGGAATTGGTGCAAAAAGCTTTTGCTCAATTACTTCAGATGTCTGCGGCGTGCGGAGTGTTAAAGGTCGGCAACGTCACGGTGGCCGTCGATGGCACCAAAATACTTGCCAACGCCAGCAAGCACTCGGCGGTGAGTTATGCCCATGCGGTTAAGACGATGGAAGTCCTTGATCTGGAAATCGCTGAACTGTTGCGCAAAGCCGACGCTGCGGACGCGATCCCGCTGCAAGACGGGTTGACGATCCCCGCAGAGATCCAGCGGCGCGAGGAGCGCAAGGCGACGTTGGCCAAGGCCAAGGCGGAAATCGAGGCCCGGGCGCATCTGCGGTTTCAGGCGGAACAAGCTGAGTATGAAGCTAAAATGGCAAAACGCTCCGCGTCCGAAGCCGACACGGGTAAAAAACCGCGTGGCCCAGTTCCCGTTCAGCCCGACCCCACTCCGGGCACGAAAGACCAGGTCAACCTGACCGATGAAGTCAGCCGGATTATGAAAACGGGCAACGGCTTCCAGCAGTGTTATAATGCACAAGCCGGGGCCGACACCGACTCGCGCCTGATCGTCGGTGCGCGGGTCTGTAATGCGCCCAATGATAAACAGCAGCTTGAGCCAAACCTGGCGGCCATCGCGCAACATATTGAGGTGGCGAACGTACTGATTGACAGTGGTTTTGTGAGTGAAGCGGCGGTGACAAAGGCCGAGTCCGCACCGGACGCAACCACAACGGGCGTAACTGTATATGCAGCGATGAAACGGGAGCCGCATGGCCGCACGATCGCCCAACTCGAACAGCACGAAGACCCGCCGCAACCGGGCCCCGAGGCGAGCTTCGCCGAACGCATGATCCACCGCACCGCTACGGCCACCGGACGAGCGTTATATAAACTACGGCAAGAAACCATTGAACCGATTTTTGGTATTATAAAAGAGGCGCTCGGCTTCCGACGTTTTTTAATGCGCGGACTGGAAAAAGTATCCCTCGAATGGGAGCTGGTGTGCCTGGCCTACAACTTTAAGCGTCTTCATCGCCTCAACGCCAAACTGCGGCCGGCCTAACCTCGCCAACGCAGGAAAACCAACCCTCAAACACCAAAAAAATCCGGACGCGCCATTGATTAACCGCCCTAATCCAACGGGCCACAGCCCGAAGGAGTATTTTAGGCCCCAAAATCTATCCGCCACACTCAAAGTTGGCGCGCGGGCCGGGGACTTGGCCCGAACCCGCTTTTTTCAGTCCGACGGGCTGCTAGGTAGTGGGAGCAATCAAATATCCGTTCTTCTTGATTATTAAATTTGAGCCGCAACTGATAGTTCGGCATGGGAGACACCTGTTGTATGCGTGGCAACATCGCTTTAACGGAGTGGGTCGATTTTAATCCCAAATACCGAAGTTTTAACCACAGATTTCACGGATTGGCATAGATATCAGAATGTTACTGAATTTTAAGAGAGGCTGAAAAAAGGGGGATAAAGCCGGGGTTGATTACCTCCTAATGGATTGTATCTGTGCCATCTGCGTAATCTGTGGTTGGTTTGAACTTCGGAGTTCGGGTTAAATGGATCGGTGCCCACTTTTGTGTCATTTTGTGATTTTTGTGGCCAATGGATTGGGGGCCACCCAGCGAAAACGCGGAGTACCTAATCGGATTAGGGCATAGGAGCTAAGAGCTAGGAGCTGGGAGCGATAGGTCGGGAGGGTTAACCACGAGAGACACTGGCTGCCCGAAATTCGGATGCGGCCCTGAGCCAGGGGGATTCTGCGTTGGCTTTTAGCTCATAGCCCCAAGCTCATAGAGCTATAAGCTATAAGCTCTTAAGCGGTAGCTGAAAGCGGCCGGCTAGGATTCCGGGGACACTAATGTCTTCGTCGAGTTCTTCCCAGCGTAAGGCATACCCATTGACCTGGACTTCCACCCGCTTCAGTTGCTCTTCGGTGGCCGCTGCCAACAAACGGAAACGATCAGCAGGGAATCCAATGGTGCGTCCGTCATGCAGTTCGATGTAAATCGTTCGGCCGTTGGCCCAGGCGCGTAAGGCGACGCAGTCCGTAAGCAAACTTGATTCAACGCGTAAGGTGTTCATTATATGCCTTTTTCAATAAGATCTGATGTTCAAACACAAGTTGCTCAATTAGCCGAAGGTCATGACCTCGAACACCTTTGTTTTCCGCCAAACGAATGGTGGGCTCAAGCCAATATTTGCATTCGCCGTCGGGTGTGCGAATGTGGATGTGCGGCGGCTCGGTGCCTTCGTCTGAATAAAAATGAAACCTGAATGACCCTATGCGGAGTATGGTGGGCATTTTGTAAAGGCCAGTGATTTAACGACGAAGGAAGAGGCCTGATAACAAGGGTGCAGTTGGAGGTATTTCTCTCAACGCTGTTGAGAGTTTTACTGGGGAGGATTTCGGAGGGTTACACAGAGACGATCTTGCGGGCTGACTG belongs to Opitutus sp. and includes:
- a CDS encoding transposase, with amino-acid sequence MATKFVIIDRRTPLLLPPDLRDWVKPDHLVHFIIDAVDLIDVSSVSVNQRGSGSAQYPPSMLLSLLTYSYATGVFSSRQIERTTYENVAVRLLCADTHPDHDTICTFRRENRELVQKAFAQLLQMSAACGVLKVGNVTVAVDGTKILANASKHSAVSYAHAVKTMEVLDLEIAELLRKADAADAIPLQDGLTIPAEIQRREERKATLAKAKAEIEARAHLRFQAEQAEYEAKMAKRSASEADTGKKPRGPVPVQPDPTPGTKDQVNLTDEVSRIMKTGNGFQQCYNAQAGADTDSRLIVGARVCNAPNDKQQLEPNLAAIAQHIEVANVLIDSGFVSEAAVTKAESAPDATTTGVTVYAAMKREPHGRTIAQLEQHEDPPQPGPEASFAERMIHRTATATGRALYKLRQETIEPIFGIIKEALGFRRFLMRGLEKVSLEWELVCLAYNFKRLHRLNAKLRPA
- a CDS encoding DUF2442 domain-containing protein, whose amino-acid sequence is MNTLRVESSLLTDCVALRAWANGRTIYIELHDGRTIGFPADRFRLLAAATEEQLKRVEVQVNGYALRWEELDEDISVPGILAGRFQLPLKSL
- a CDS encoding DUF4160 domain-containing protein — its product is MPTILRIGSFRFHFYSDEGTEPPHIHIRTPDGECKYWLEPTIRLAENKGVRGHDLRLIEQLVFEHQILLKKAYNEHLTR